GGTGCTCTACATTGGAGATTTGACATTGATTCTTATTGGAGCATAAACCCTATGCATGACTTCAAGTAAGTTCATTTATTTTCTATACTTCGTACCATATTCTTGTGAACTGTTTGAAAGACCTGCGTAGATTGGTTTTCAATTAAACGGTGTTTTCTTGGAAAGACACAAGAAGGCAAGAATATTGTAGTTGGGATACAAATATTGATTTGTATGTTTGTGGAAGTAAAGATGGAATATAAGCATGTCAAAGTCTCATTATTGTTCCAAACCAAGGAAACAATAACTTGGTTATCAATCGTCATCAATTTAATcatgttgctgattttctttaacctgaagttgaagaatgtgaagatgaaTTCATACTCGTTCTGCCTTAGTTGTTTGTTACAGTAAGGATATGCATGGGAAATCTCGTAATAGGTTTCGTTTTGGAAGTATTGATCGTTGCTCGAGGTTTGATATGTTCCAGAAGTGAAGAGTTTAATTTTCATTCTTAGCATGTGACTATAAATAAGTTGCAGGACGTTGATCATTGGATGAGATGTGATATTGGTTGTGGTGGAGTTATGGATTCTTATTATTGTATAAGAAGCAGTTAGTCGACACAGTTTATAGGATTCGTTTATCTGTGTTGAAGTTTAACATTATGTTGGGTTGAACAATATTTTCTGGAGTTTCTCTAGTACTGTTTCCGATGGAGAAGCTAGATAGTTTGTGATCTTTTGATTCTTGTCGATGACGTTCAATCTAAGAGTTGTTTTTTTTAtacaccatttgaagtcgatcgGAGCTAGTTGAAGTGCAAGACCGTTGTGAGAAACAGGTTGGTCTAGTTGTGTTGCAGATACGTTCTTATTTTGGTAAAGACCCAttgtgaggaattaaaaaggtatcgcttggacacttcaagagtttaaagaataaagatacaataCTACAATGTGTATGGTGGTGTGGCTACGAGATCTAGCGCATACTACTTGGAGAAAACACGGTGCATGAATTCGAGTGGGCTGCAATTTCGGCGTGTTTTTCCATGAACCTTTTATTATGCATTGGCTATTTGATTTCCTggtgatcagtgtgagactttatTTTGGAGAGAGAAACATTATAGCAATGATAATATTTGGGGGTTTACTCATCTGCTAtagttattgaaattgatttcaatagtGACAGAGCCTGTAGAGATGAAGGTAGAAATTTCTATGGAGAAATTTTGTTCTGCAACGATATAGTTTCCTTCAAGTTATAAAAACAACAACATCTTGAATTTCTTGGAGGTTGAGTAAGTTACCGAAGGTTTCAGATTATGGCTGGGTGTGATTGGGTCTTTGTGTGATGACGGATTATCAGATTTCGAACGTTGGTGTACGTTTTTGGAGCAAGATTGGAAAAGGGATATGTACAAGAGAGAATGTGTGACATTATGTATTGTTACAAGGTTAACAGTGAATTCTTCGACGATGGTCACAGTTCTATCCGAGTCTGATTTTTTTGTGGTTTGAGTGTCATGAAGTCGAAATTACATGCTTgcttaagaaattgataaaagactatCTTGACAATTATGCCTGTAAAAGGGACATTGTTGTCAAAGCCCATTGGGGTTGTTGAAGTGATAAAGATGATTGGTGTGTCAGTTGTTGAAGACTTTGTGAAGCTGGACATGTAATTTGGTATGTATACATTAGTTGAAGATATGATGAGCTTTTTAAAGGAGTAAAACTCAATTGGGGAAATATGGTCGTAGAATCATGATCCAATCGGAGATAGGCTCGTAAAGAAAGATTTATAAAAATGAGCTCGATATTGGCACTTAGTGACAATGATCCGTGGATTGGTTGTATTTGGTGCGCAGTTAGAGTCATGGTAACTATGCTTTGGTACATACAAGATAGTTAGTTTCTTGGAAGCTAACATGGAGGCTTGTTTATTATAAACTAACCTGAAGTATCTCGTTAACTCGCTTTCGTGGACATGCTCATGGAAAGGAGAAAGTGTGTGATCAGTTGtttgaagaagcaattgacttggttggagtttaGAGACAAAATTGAACATTGTGGTTCTGCTAAGGTAATGCTTAGGAAGACGCATGGAGGCTATTGTGGTAGTTTTATTTGATGATCGAGTAGTTATGGATGTCAACCCTAACGGATGTGGTGCGCAACTTGGAGTTAGTGGCTTAGAAGAGCGGAACATTAACTTAGGTGGAGCAAGGCAGGCCAAGACGGAGCTGTGTTCGTAGTATGGAACAAGTTCGAAGGTGGCGAAGGCTAAAGGCGCATAATGACTGTAACTAAGTTCGATTCGTAGTATATGGACAACGATCATGTATGATCTGATTGAGTTGGTATGCAATACACCAAGAATGATGCCAATAAATGTGGAGTTGTGAACATAAAGGAGTAATGTGtttctcaagatgttgcataacggATGATCATATGATGATAGTTGTTGAGATGGTCATATTTTTCACCGTGGTGGAGATTTGTACAATCACCGGTAGGTTGGATTGTTAAGTCTGAGTTGGCGACGTTCAAGTTTGGTTTGCTCTCTTCTAGTGGAGGTTCTACGGAACAAGTTTCGGTGAACTAAATTTCGGTTTGATTCATATTGAGGATATGTAGGCAACCAGTGATGGTGCAATCGATGTTCATAAGATGGAGGGATAACAATTGAtcttctcatgcatgaatgcatgatccgaggtggagaattatAAGGAAACgtgggtttcctagtttaggttaaattcttagtttgagttaattaccatattaagatgggatacctaaattgatcatggtttcctagtatgagtcggtttcctaatccaaggaggccaagacttgggaaccaagtttgtgactcctatataaggaggtctaggctaagtgttttagtcatggaatcctcaatggaaatctcgtagagatgtgagggattcatcccacctattgaggtggttatatgagatacctaatggtggaaggagtacatcattatcgatttatgggatacttatcgatgttggaagatatgtcgttatggagtattcgtatggagatgttggtaagacatcttgttgaggagaagatcatcttggtggtgctggattagattatttgTGTTGAGATAAAGGCGTCCATGATAATCTATATCatggtgtgcagagaagatcgtctcattgtggtagataatgtgctaaatattatctcgtatgggtgaagatgctactttggatcttataagGTGTTTGTGAGAGTTTCTTATGTTCGGTCACGTTCTGGTGAGTCGATAGATTGATTTAGTgaatcagttgtgtaattctcagtggtgattctataatgaataaagaggtcgtagccgtttggtggatatagacaatattacacacattgtgtatattgttgaaccacgttaaatccgtgagtactttacttcttgttgctttgtttatggattgcatctatgtggttctctttctcttctttttatcctagatcatagtaaagttcatggagcaatccgagagatcaaatgtttcttgttagctaatatgtttccgcaagattagcacgtctgaaccccaacaattggtatcagagctttaggTTAGATACCAATTACCTCAACATTTTTTTCTTTGGTTACCAAACTTATCCTTTGTTTGAGTATGTTCATAGAAGTCTGAAGCCGAGGATAATCAGTGGGATGCATCTCAACGGTATTGATGCCGAGGATCAAGCTCAGTTGGAGAGGAGTATATCTGATGAAGAAATGCTTTCAGCTCTTAAAACGTTGGGTCAGGATAGAGCCCCTGGTCCTGACGAGTTCCAAGTTAGTGTTATTGTTAAGTGTTGGGATTTCATGAAGTCAGATATTATGAAGGTGGTGAAGGTTTTCTAATCTAGTGGGTATATAGATTGGAGACTAAAATAAACTTTCCTTGCTTTGATTCCAAATAAGGAAAATGTTGAGGAAGTTAAAGACCTAAGACCTATTAGCCTCACTAATTCTGTCTACAAGGATGTTTCTAAAGTCCTTGCGGAAATATTAAAACCTCTTTTGCACAAGTTGATATCTAATCATCAATCCGCTTTTGTGAAAGGCAGGCAAATCCTTGACAGTGTTTTGATTGCCAATGAATGTTTAGATTCCATATTGAAGTCTAATATTTGGGGAATTATCTGCAAGATTGACCTAGAGAAGGCGTTCAACAATGTTAGATGGTCCTTTGTGGCTGAATTCCTTGTCAGAATTGGGTTTGGTGCTGTTTGGAGAAAGTGGAGTGCTGGTCGTACACAAAGAGTCCCATTTTCTGTTCTTGTGAATGGTAGCTCTTGTGGAAAGTTAACTAGTCAAAAGTGTTTGCATCAAGGTGATACACTCTTACCTTTTCTCTTCTTGTTGGTCTCGAAATTTCTCATCACTATGTTCTCTAAGGCTGCAGAGGTTGGTTGGCTCGATGTTTAGCCCGAATGGAACCACGATTAGTCATCTGTAATTTGGAGACGACAATTTAGATTTTATTGATGCTGACATTAATCAAATTAGAATGCTCAAgtataatcttcttctttttgaatatGCTTCTGGTCTTCATACAAATTTTGGGAAAAGCAATATCTTTGCAATAGGAAATGTGGAAAATATGGACCTTCTTACTTCTGTGTTTGGTTGTAATATTTCATCCTTTCCAACTATATACTTGGGTATTCCATTAGGGGATAAAGCCTTATCTTGTAACAAATGGGACAAGATTTTGGAGTAGTGTCGGAGTAGACTAGCTCATTGGAAAAGTAGCATGATAACCAAGGCAGGTAaattaactttaattaaaagtgtgattATGAGTATTTTTCTTTATTCATGTGCCCTCAATCCGTCATTCAAAATATATAAAAGATTATTCGAGTGTTCTTATGGAATGATGCTGACAACACCAGAAAACATCATTGGGTTGGTCTGTGAAAGATTTGCAAACCTCTTCATGTGGGTGGTCTAGCCATTAGAAATTTTctcaaaatgaaatggaatctttTAATGAAAtggtggtggagattgggtaaAATTGAAAATTCTCTTTGGGATAAGATTATTAAGGAAAAGCATGGCTTGGCCGATTTAGGATGGAGAACAAAACCAAGTAAAACTCCTCATGGTGTGGGAATTTGTAAACAAATTTGAGCTATCGAAGATGATTATTTTTACAATATACAATTTAAGATTGGAAAAGGTAACAAAATCCTCCTTTGGGAAGACAAATGGCACGTTTCAGGTGCTCTAGAGTCCTTATGTCATAATTTATATAGTTTCAGCAACAATAAGCATACTTTGATTCATGATGCCTACCGAGCAAACTCGATGGGTTTTTCTTGAGAGCTTAGTCTCACCCATAGAAGATTCAACGATGCTGAAATTAGAGAGCTTACAATCACTTTCTATGTGCTCGAATCTATTGTTTTATATCCGGAAAAAGACGACTCTTTAGTATGGATTGGAGATAAATCTGGCaattcactacaccattttaagggaTTTGCAACTTAGATTAGCAACGAAAGTAATGCCGTTGCTAATTTTCCGTTACTAATTTCAGTTGCAAATTTTCCGCAACGATACGCTGGCGTTGCTAATTTCGCATCGGCGAAGAGTTAGTTGTGAATAACAATTGTTCTTTATTCAAGCGTGTGAAGTACGCGTGTGGTCTAGAACACTAGGGCTAGTATATACACCCAAGTCAAATTTTGGTCAAgccttcctttttctttttacaCCCTCCAACCTTAGCTAACTTATATCCTGTATTatcgtttttttctttctcatttttttcTCCGCCATAGACTCTTTCATCTCCTCTCCATCTCTGAACTCTTTCATCTCCTCTCTATCTCTGTATGAAGAACTTCATCTCTTTTAGATCTAAAACCACAGAAATCAACAACAAGTTTATAGATGAACTTGAAAACTTGATTGGTTAGAGTTTCTAGGAGATTGAAGAAAGATAAAAGTAGTGGAAGTTAGGTTTAGGGTTTCTGTAGATGAAGATTAAGAATTCGTTTTGGTGATGTATAAGAAGGATTAGGATGGGTTTAGTTGATTGAGGAAAGGTGTAAGGTTAATTAGATGTTCTGAAGCTGTAACGAAGATGAattgaaaaaattagggtttgagtttcTTATTTAGAAATCAATTGATGAAACGGATGTGGGATTTCCATTATGATACATAAAGGGAGTGAGAGAGAGATTGAAACACAAAATAAGATTAAGAACTACATTGATGAACTTCGGTATTAATTCCATTACCATAAAATGGTGCCTTTTATAGGATACAAATTGCAAACCCACAAACCACTACCACTAATACGTGCATCATGCACTTTCCTAATACTAGGACTTCCATAATACTAGGACACTGCATAGTTCCTATTTTCACACGTTTAAGTTTATGAAACCCCACGTAAACCAAACTCATTCAATAACCCTAATATTAGGTACTTTTCTAAGACCATATACTCTTAGcaaatatttaaaaataataCTGAATCTAAAAATATGTATTAACATTTAACTAAATCGTGTTTGGATTATATTCCAACACCTTCCCTTAATTCAAACACCTTTGTCATcgtcttcataatttgttagatTTGTTACTGATTTAGTCTTTAACGTCTGGGATATAGGACCTAATATTTAGGAAATAATCAACGTGATTTTAGTATGGGAAGTTGATTAAGTAAGTTGGGTAATTAGTGGCTAAAATATAGGAGTTTCAATTGTAATAGGTAAGTGGAGTCATCTCTTTTGTAAGCCTATAAAAGGCATCAGTAATGTTAATGAAAATACAAAAGAAGTTTTAACaatgtaaatatatatatatatatatatatatatatatatgaaggtGCAAGTATTTAACTTGCATAATATGTTAGGTTAGTTGAAATGATGCGATATGTTCATCATCTAACAATGATGATGAATGATGTATGATGATGATGGCGGTGACaataacatatcaaaaaatttGCTGATTTATGATGATGGATGACGAATGATGTAGTGGCTCCTCTCTTGATCCATGAAATCCAACATCAACCATTCGAGGAGGCGGTTGTTATTGTAAGATGGGttgaagttgttgaagaagaaatgaaaagaacTGATAATGATTATGAGTTTCTTTGTATCTCAGGGAAGAAGTTCACTTGGGAATTTGAATTCGTACTTGAGGTAATCTTTCATTACTTAATTGACATAACTCTCTGTTCTTTGACATATCTATTAAAATGTTGAGGTATTTGACATAACTCTCTATTCTTTTTATCaatttttcccaaaattttcaaTTAAGGTTTCCAATTTTCTGTAATTTCAAGATTTTTGAATTGATTTGTTGAACTCACAATACGAGGATTAACCAGTTGAGGGTGTAATTTGATTACGGTTTGAATGATTTGTTTGCTGTAATgctgtgaaaccctaattagagcatTGGTGGTTAATCAATTAGTGTTCCATGTCAGTGGTCATACTGTTCCTCTTTGTTTATAATTGATCAATTGGGTGGGAATCTTGTTTTTTCTCTACCTTTTTGGAATACCATGCATGTTGGCACCAATTAGTGCATTAGTGGGTCTTAATTGCGTTGAATTAGCTGGTGTGGTTGGACTTAACTCGGGTAAGTTCTGCTATGAAGAGACAAAATTGTAAGTGTACTTTGTTAGGAATCCGATTTCTTGTAATGAAATGGGTGAAGTTAGAATAAGGTGATCTTTTCAATATTACACGATGTTGCAACATAGAAAATAGCTGTATCAGAATATTTATCCATTTGCTTTATAAGTTAGATTTGTCATTATGTTGTTAGTTTTTCTCATATTTGATAAACACCTCCTGTTTCCTGCAATttttaaaatagaaattatattGTCTCTATATGGGCTCCTTTTCCTGTCTATTTTTCAAAAAGTGCTTGCTATCAATTTCGATAATAAGCTTGAACTTGGCGGGGTCAAGTTTGTAGTTGAGTTTAAGGAGAAGTAAAAGTTTTGGTGCATGCTTTGCAGGGCCAACATGATGATCTCGAAGCAAAATTTTTTGAGGAGGCGGCTGCACTTGAAGCTAAATATCAGAAGCTTTATGAACCACTTTACGCCAAGGTATTTTCTGCGTTCTTTTATTTGGCAAGTT
The nucleotide sequence above comes from Papaver somniferum cultivar HN1 chromosome 8, ASM357369v1, whole genome shotgun sequence. Encoded proteins:
- the LOC113305428 gene encoding uncharacterized protein LOC113305428 is translated as MHLNGIDAEDQAQLERSISDEEMLSALKTLGQDRAPGPDEFQENVEEVKDLRPISLTNSVYKDVSKVLAEILKPLLHKLISNHQSAFVKGRQILDSVLIANECLDSILKSNIWGIICKIDLEKAFNNVRWSFVAEFLVRIGFGAVWRKWSAGRTQRVPFSVLVNGSSCGKLTSQKCLHQGDTLLPFLFLLVSKFLITMFSKAAEVGWLDV